In Sphingobium sp. EP60837, one genomic interval encodes:
- a CDS encoding TonB-dependent receptor, translated as MRKITKALTGASLLALATPAFAQEATAPEQAAEQASGSSADIVVTATRRAERLQDVPLAVSALGGEQLAATGFKDLTNIAYTFSGVQFGTTPNDAGFRVRGVGTLGGFTSASEAPVGLVVDNVVIGFGSPVNSLGDLERIEVLKGPQGTQFGKNASSGVINITTKKPELGEFSGNIYGSYGSFDERDIHGAVNVPIGSKAALNIYAFDRAYDGFIKNVVRDETWGGQHYYGTRAKLLVEPTEGLSVTLIGDYSRQKQKGPGQTWTLNKLSAAQTAPGGIAGVPFVNLAALGVTPGLHNEVSIEDGAGFYDVENYGASLQLDLELGDYTLTSVSAWREFNEAPFTYAIDGLPYEKFFAKSKGETKRFYSQELRLTSPQGQPLEYIAGLFFSRQKTGLGGGQSAILRPALPYSTFPTISITAGYNVTRTKSDSAALFFDGKYHITDTLSLLGGARLTRDKVTALNYSYVDPELEPFVPPTPANNFTPSGTLPYAVRAPQTGRAKKTDISGRLGLEYKPDRDLLFYATYARGYLGPTVTFSGLSGTRSTVAPQTVDDITAGAKMQFLDRTLTVNLNAFWDKYKDLQTSVFDGQEFLTENAGGAEVKGFEVELVARPSKTFSVNASFTYSDAKFTDYITACPTVFVVAGTAATVCNASATPGQLFDASGEVLPGSPKYSIVLGANWEYPITDRLTFDASSNLSFRSKTQNAVGDKNTIQPAYEVVNVNLGIGDADGAWRVGGFVRNLFDVDFNSAILGLPFSDGGYVNWRTREAERTFGVSFEARF; from the coding sequence ATGCGTAAGATCACCAAAGCTTTGACAGGCGCCAGCCTGCTGGCCCTCGCCACGCCCGCCTTCGCACAGGAAGCCACCGCGCCCGAGCAGGCGGCCGAGCAAGCCTCCGGCTCCAGCGCGGACATCGTCGTCACTGCCACGCGCCGCGCCGAACGTCTGCAGGACGTGCCCCTCGCCGTATCCGCGCTCGGGGGCGAACAACTCGCCGCGACTGGTTTCAAGGATCTGACTAACATCGCCTATACCTTCTCGGGCGTGCAGTTCGGGACGACGCCCAATGACGCGGGCTTCCGCGTGCGCGGCGTCGGGACGTTGGGCGGCTTTACCAGCGCATCGGAAGCGCCGGTCGGCTTGGTCGTGGACAACGTCGTCATCGGCTTCGGCAGCCCGGTCAACAGCCTGGGCGATCTCGAACGCATCGAAGTGCTCAAGGGGCCTCAGGGCACCCAGTTCGGGAAGAACGCCTCGTCGGGCGTCATCAACATCACGACCAAAAAACCCGAGCTGGGCGAATTCAGCGGCAATATCTATGGCTCCTATGGCTCGTTTGACGAACGTGACATTCATGGCGCGGTCAACGTGCCCATCGGCAGCAAGGCCGCGCTCAACATCTATGCCTTCGACCGCGCCTATGACGGCTTCATCAAGAATGTCGTCCGCGACGAAACCTGGGGCGGCCAGCATTATTACGGCACCCGCGCCAAGCTGCTGGTGGAGCCGACCGAAGGGCTGTCTGTCACGCTGATCGGCGACTATTCCCGCCAGAAGCAGAAGGGGCCGGGGCAAACCTGGACGCTCAACAAGCTGTCCGCCGCGCAGACCGCGCCTGGCGGCATCGCGGGTGTTCCCTTTGTCAATCTCGCCGCGCTGGGCGTCACGCCCGGCCTGCACAATGAAGTGTCGATCGAGGATGGCGCGGGCTTCTACGACGTCGAAAATTACGGCGCTTCGCTTCAGCTGGACCTGGAATTGGGCGACTACACACTGACCTCCGTCTCCGCCTGGCGCGAATTCAACGAAGCGCCTTTCACCTACGCGATCGACGGTCTGCCCTATGAAAAATTCTTCGCCAAGTCGAAGGGCGAAACCAAGCGCTTCTATTCGCAAGAACTGCGGTTAACGTCTCCCCAGGGTCAGCCGCTTGAATATATCGCCGGGCTCTTCTTCTCGCGCCAGAAGACCGGCCTTGGCGGCGGGCAGAGCGCAATCCTGCGTCCGGCGCTGCCCTATTCGACCTTCCCGACTATTTCAATCACGGCTGGCTACAATGTAACGCGCACCAAGTCGGACAGTGCCGCGCTGTTCTTCGACGGCAAATATCACATCACCGACACGCTAAGCCTGCTCGGCGGCGCGCGTCTGACCCGCGACAAGGTGACGGCACTGAACTACTCCTATGTCGATCCCGAACTGGAGCCGTTCGTCCCGCCGACGCCCGCCAACAACTTCACGCCCTCGGGCACCCTACCCTACGCGGTCCGCGCACCGCAGACCGGCCGTGCCAAGAAGACCGACATTTCGGGCCGCTTGGGCCTGGAATATAAGCCCGATCGCGACCTCCTTTTCTACGCCACCTACGCGCGCGGCTATCTGGGGCCGACGGTCACTTTCTCCGGTCTCAGCGGTACGCGCAGCACCGTGGCGCCGCAGACGGTGGACGACATCACGGCTGGCGCAAAAATGCAGTTTCTCGATCGCACGCTGACCGTGAACCTCAATGCCTTCTGGGATAAGTATAAGGATCTTCAGACGTCGGTGTTCGATGGTCAGGAATTTCTCACCGAAAATGCCGGTGGCGCAGAAGTGAAGGGCTTCGAAGTGGAACTGGTCGCCCGGCCATCCAAGACCTTCTCGGTCAACGCGTCCTTCACTTATTCGGACGCGAAATTCACCGATTACATCACCGCCTGTCCGACCGTGTTCGTCGTCGCTGGAACGGCCGCGACCGTCTGCAACGCGTCGGCCACGCCGGGCCAGTTGTTCGACGCCAGCGGCGAAGTCCTGCCGGGCTCCCCCAAATATAGCATCGTCCTGGGCGCAAACTGGGAGTATCCGATTACCGACCGGCTGACCTTCGACGCGTCCAGCAACCTGTCCTTCCGGTCGAAGACGCAGAATGCTGTCGGCGATAAGAACACCATTCAGCCAGCCTATGAGGTGGTAAACGTCAACCTGGGCATCGGCGATGCGGACGGCGCATGGCGCGTCGGTGGGTTCGTGCGTAACCTGTTCGACGTTGATTTCAACTCGGCGATCCTCGGCTTGCCCTTCTCGGATGGCGGCTATGTGAACTGGCGGACGCGCGAAGCTGAACGCACCTTCGGTGTGTCGTTCGAGGCACGGTTCTAA
- a CDS encoding alpha/beta hydrolase: MKDSIAAMGQTLGPAILDQVKALFGAEQSAFAERVRASATDLPYGPHERHRLDLYAPQGASNAPILIFFHGGGFLKGDKGDDQNWPNANVGRMAAQAGFVGIVPNYRLAPDHQWPAGPEDVAALIAWTKANAAQHGGDPTRIVLAGTSAGAVHVAGYIKRSGTADIRAAILLSGLYGYTPLDERDTLYYGDPSLYPERMPLEAIASTNLPLFIACAQHDPARFQQEFLALLQDRLTRHGVMPRAMIVSGHNHYSLPMHLGTADGRLADEICAFIQDTTN, from the coding sequence ATGAAGGACAGCATCGCAGCCATGGGTCAGACCCTGGGTCCTGCCATTCTCGATCAGGTCAAGGCGCTCTTTGGTGCGGAACAGAGCGCATTTGCGGAACGCGTGCGCGCTTCCGCCACAGACCTCCCTTACGGCCCCCACGAACGCCATCGCCTCGACCTATACGCCCCGCAAGGCGCCTCAAACGCCCCCATCCTCATATTCTTCCATGGCGGCGGCTTCCTGAAAGGCGACAAGGGCGACGATCAGAACTGGCCCAACGCCAATGTCGGCCGCATGGCCGCGCAGGCGGGCTTTGTCGGCATCGTTCCCAACTACCGCCTGGCGCCTGATCACCAATGGCCCGCTGGCCCCGAAGACGTCGCCGCCCTCATCGCCTGGACAAAGGCCAACGCCGCGCAGCATGGCGGCGACCCGACCCGCATCGTCCTTGCCGGAACCTCAGCCGGGGCCGTCCATGTCGCCGGCTATATCAAGCGCTCCGGCACCGCCGACATCCGCGCCGCCATCCTGCTCTCGGGCCTTTACGGCTACACCCCGCTCGATGAGCGAGACACGCTCTATTATGGCGACCCGTCTCTTTACCCCGAGCGCATGCCGCTCGAAGCCATCGCTTCCACTAACCTCCCCCTTTTCATCGCCTGCGCCCAGCATGACCCCGCCCGTTTTCAGCAGGAATTCCTCGCCCTGCTCCAGGACAGGCTCACCCGCCACGGCGTCATGCCCCGCGCGATGATCGTCAGCGGACATAATCACTACAGCCTGCCCATGCACCTCGGCACAGCGGACGGCCGCCTTGCCGACGAAATCTGCGCCTTCATCCAGGACACAACAAACTAA
- a CDS encoding family 1 glycosylhydrolase: MIDRRTLLATGAALAASPALAAADRLSSRSFPKGFLWGASTAGHQIEGNNIASDQWLLENIKPTIYSVPSGDAANSFALWPQDMDLARGMGLNSYRFSIEWARIEPEPGLFSVAMLDHYKRMIAGARERGLNPVVTFNHFSAPRWFSAMGGWTNGESIQLFARFCDRAARHLADGISHAITFNEPNILLVLRAVILPPQVLEAQKTMLAEAARRMGTPKFTALNAANLDDLDAMQANLVPAHKAAKAAIKAVRGDLPVGLSLSMFDDQAIGRNSLRDAKRRELYGNWLETARADDFLGVQNYERNMWSDKGKLPPPKGAPLNYSGAEVYAPSLAGAVRYAHQASGVPIFVTEHGVGAADDSIRARFIPAALAELQKTMASGVPVMGYCHWSLIDNFEWIFGYRPKFGLHSVDPTTFARIPKPSAAVYGAIARANAI, translated from the coding sequence ATGATCGACCGCCGGACCCTGCTCGCCACTGGCGCGGCGCTTGCGGCCAGCCCCGCGCTCGCGGCCGCCGACCGGCTGAGCAGCCGCAGCTTCCCCAAGGGCTTCCTCTGGGGCGCTTCCACAGCCGGGCATCAGATCGAAGGCAATAATATCGCCAGCGACCAGTGGCTGCTCGAAAATATCAAACCGACCATCTATTCGGTGCCATCGGGCGACGCCGCCAACAGCTTCGCGCTTTGGCCGCAGGATATGGACCTCGCCAGGGGCATGGGCCTCAACAGCTATCGCTTCTCCATCGAATGGGCACGCATTGAGCCCGAACCCGGCCTCTTCTCCGTCGCCATGCTCGATCATTACAAGCGCATGATAGCGGGCGCACGCGAGCGGGGCCTCAATCCCGTCGTCACCTTCAACCATTTCTCCGCGCCCCGCTGGTTCAGCGCCATGGGCGGCTGGACGAACGGCGAAAGCATCCAGCTCTTCGCTCGCTTCTGCGACCGCGCCGCCCGGCATCTGGCGGACGGCATCAGCCACGCCATCACCTTCAACGAACCCAACATCCTCCTCGTCCTGCGCGCCGTCATCCTCCCCCCGCAGGTGTTGGAAGCGCAAAAGACCATGCTCGCCGAAGCCGCCCGTCGCATGGGCACGCCCAAATTCACGGCGCTCAACGCCGCCAATCTGGACGACCTCGACGCCATGCAGGCGAACCTCGTCCCCGCGCACAAGGCCGCCAAGGCAGCGATAAAGGCCGTGCGCGGCGACTTGCCGGTTGGCCTCTCCCTCTCCATGTTCGATGATCAAGCCATCGGCCGCAACAGCCTCCGCGACGCCAAGCGGCGGGAGCTTTACGGCAACTGGCTCGAAACCGCCCGCGCCGACGATTTCCTCGGCGTCCAGAACTACGAGCGCAACATGTGGAGCGACAAGGGCAAGCTCCCTCCGCCCAAGGGCGCGCCGCTCAACTATAGCGGCGCGGAAGTCTATGCCCCGTCCCTCGCGGGCGCCGTCCGCTACGCCCATCAGGCGAGCGGCGTGCCCATCTTCGTCACAGAACATGGCGTCGGCGCCGCCGACGACAGCATCCGCGCCCGCTTCATCCCGGCCGCGCTCGCCGAACTGCAAAAGACGATGGCCTCCGGAGTGCCCGTCATGGGCTACTGCCACTGGTCGCTGATCGACAATTTCGAATGGATCTTCGGCTATCGTCCCAAGTTCGGCCTGCACAGCGTTGATCCCACGACCTTCGCCCGCATTCCCAAGCCGAGCGCAGCCGTCTATGGTGCCATCGCTCGCGCCAACGCGATCTGA
- a CDS encoding alpha/beta hydrolase codes for MKHLALTALALAIATPAAAQMQITPIAKPKLAEIPLYPAAKDADKEQWEHVSGKYGQIVIDNDTVRNVTRPTITPYLPDPAKATGAAVVVAPGGAFMSLSMSSEGEVIARWLTEQGIAAFVLKYRLNETPRDSKAFMSALGQRMGQAARNLPGADIKEPRATQDALAALALIRTRAKEFRVDPARVGMIGFSAGAMTALNAALEGQGSARPAFIGYIYGPMTTVTVPTDAPPMFAAIAMDDGLFRKQGFAIAEAWRNARRPVELHAYERGDHGFGIGRPGTTTTGLLPQFTDWLRMHGLLTASR; via the coding sequence ATGAAGCATCTGGCCCTGACCGCGCTGGCCCTTGCCATTGCAACGCCCGCCGCCGCGCAAATGCAGATCACCCCGATCGCAAAGCCCAAGCTCGCCGAAATCCCGCTCTACCCGGCCGCGAAGGACGCGGACAAGGAACAGTGGGAGCATGTCAGCGGCAAATATGGCCAGATCGTCATCGACAATGACACCGTCCGCAACGTCACCCGTCCCACCATCACCCCCTATCTGCCCGACCCGGCCAAGGCGACCGGCGCAGCCGTGGTCGTCGCGCCCGGCGGAGCCTTCATGTCGCTTTCCATGTCGAGCGAGGGCGAAGTCATCGCCCGCTGGCTCACGGAACAGGGCATCGCTGCCTTCGTGCTCAAATATCGCCTCAACGAAACGCCCCGCGATTCCAAGGCGTTCATGAGCGCCTTGGGCCAACGCATGGGCCAGGCCGCCCGCAACCTGCCCGGCGCGGACATCAAGGAACCCCGCGCCACCCAGGATGCGCTCGCCGCCCTCGCCTTGATCCGCACCCGCGCCAAGGAATTCCGCGTCGATCCCGCCCGCGTCGGCATGATCGGCTTCTCCGCCGGCGCCATGACCGCCCTCAACGCTGCGCTGGAAGGACAAGGGAGCGCTCGCCCCGCCTTCATCGGCTATATCTACGGCCCCATGACCACCGTCACCGTGCCCACCGACGCGCCGCCCATGTTCGCGGCCATCGCGATGGACGACGGCCTGTTCAGGAAGCAGGGCTTCGCCATCGCCGAAGCCTGGCGCAACGCCCGCCGCCCGGTCGAACTGCACGCCTATGAGCGTGGCGACCACGGCTTTGGCATCGGCCGCCCCGGCACCACCACCACCGGCCTACTGCCGCAATTCACCGACTGGCTGCGCATGCACGGCCTGCTGACCGCCTCTCGCTGA
- a CDS encoding glycosyl hydrolase has translation MKTRTLRLALLLACTAFASPLLADELADGFRNPPQSARPRVWWHWMNGNVTKEGIDKDLDWMARMGIGGVQNFDASLLTPQIVPKRLSYMTPEWKDAFAHAVRTADAKGLEFAIASSPGWSETGGPWVKPEDAMKKLVWAEADVKGGRRFTGPLPVPPGVAGPFQNAHLTEAMPGAVEGAKPLAPLYRDARVLVYPVKPVALPVPQLRLPDGSALDAAALTDADLDSALKVSTGTTEQPGTLTLDYGKPVTVRSATIFIPNAKPPFRDPAYRPVLEAEQGGSWRALGDFALSEAATTIAFPATTARRFRVVLRPNDARPAPGLGEGVPGAISMDIFARARKATLPIGELRLSAEPRIDRVEAKAGFTVLRDYSSLPVPASSTAGAVDPAKVIDISSHLRPDGTLDWTAPSGSDWRVLRLGYSPTGKVNHPATVEATGLEVDKYDPAAVRRYMETYLSMYRDAVGPDWIGAKGIRALLTDSIEVGASNWTPRMVEEFTARRGYDPLPYLPVLTGTIVGSPARSEAFLYDFRRTLADLLADSHYGTIAKVAHENGMKVYGEALEDGRPVLGDDLTMRRYADVPMAALWTWNRDSTPRPTLLGDMKGAASVAHIYGQNIVSAESMTSVFSPWAFAPSDLKRIIDLEFASGVNRPIVHTSVHQPVDDKLPGLSLMIFGQYFNRHESWADMAKPWVDYMARTGYLLQQGRDHADLAWFPGEDAPITALFLTGAPAGLPKGYAYDFINADILSNVLKVEDGQLVAPGGARYRAVYLGGSSRVMTLPTLRRIAALADAGVPIIGEAPQRDPAFKDDPAAFTALVDRLWKGTTTAKPRIIPGADPDAALARIGIAPDFRVTGGASDSDYRFVHRKLPDGDLYFVNNRQNRAEKVEARFRITGRQPEIWRAIDGTAAPVSYRTEGQETVIPLDVGAEDAFFILFRKPATASSATLPAPAPRQLATLDQPWQLSFQPGRGAPASLGMAQLSPLNEAEDKGVRYFSGVTTYSSRFTLPKGAKRGQPLWLDLGKVGDLAEVRVNGQLAGTTWFAPYRLDIGRYVKSGTNRLEVKVANLWVNRLIGDQQPGAQKITYTAVPTYKAGAPLRPSGLIGPVTFWAE, from the coding sequence ATGAAGACCCGCACCCTGCGCCTCGCGCTGCTCCTCGCCTGCACCGCCTTCGCCAGCCCTCTGCTCGCCGACGAACTGGCCGACGGCTTCCGCAACCCGCCACAGAGCGCCCGTCCACGCGTCTGGTGGCATTGGATGAACGGCAATGTCACGAAGGAAGGGATCGACAAGGATCTCGACTGGATGGCGCGCATGGGCATCGGGGGCGTGCAGAATTTCGACGCCAGCCTCCTCACCCCCCAGATCGTGCCCAAGCGCCTGTCCTACATGACGCCTGAGTGGAAGGACGCGTTCGCCCACGCCGTCCGGACCGCCGATGCTAAGGGTCTTGAATTCGCTATCGCTTCCTCTCCCGGCTGGAGCGAAACGGGCGGCCCCTGGGTCAAGCCCGAGGACGCGATGAAGAAGCTCGTCTGGGCGGAAGCCGATGTAAAGGGCGGCCGCCGCTTCACCGGCCCGCTGCCGGTGCCGCCCGGTGTCGCAGGCCCGTTCCAGAACGCGCATCTTACCGAAGCCATGCCCGGCGCGGTCGAAGGCGCAAAGCCGCTCGCCCCGCTCTATCGCGACGCGCGCGTCCTCGTATATCCGGTAAAGCCTGTCGCTTTGCCCGTCCCTCAGCTGCGCCTTCCTGACGGCAGCGCCCTCGACGCGGCCGCACTCACCGACGCCGACCTCGACAGCGCTTTGAAAGTTTCCACTGGAACCACGGAGCAGCCCGGCACGCTGACCCTCGATTATGGCAAGCCGGTTACAGTCCGCTCCGCCACCATCTTCATCCCCAACGCCAAGCCCCCCTTCCGCGACCCCGCCTACCGGCCCGTGCTGGAGGCGGAACAGGGCGGCAGCTGGCGCGCGCTGGGCGACTTCGCCCTGTCCGAAGCAGCGACCACCATCGCCTTCCCGGCAACGACCGCCCGCCGGTTCCGCGTCGTTCTGCGCCCGAATGACGCACGACCCGCGCCGGGCCTCGGCGAAGGCGTGCCCGGCGCGATCTCCATGGATATTTTTGCCCGCGCCCGAAAGGCGACGCTCCCCATCGGCGAACTGCGCCTGTCGGCCGAGCCGCGTATCGATCGTGTCGAAGCCAAGGCAGGCTTCACCGTGCTGCGCGACTATAGCAGCCTGCCGGTCCCGGCATCCTCGACCGCGGGCGCAGTCGATCCAGCCAAGGTGATCGACATCAGCAGCCATCTCCGCCCTGACGGCACGCTCGACTGGACCGCGCCCTCGGGCAGCGACTGGCGCGTCCTCCGCCTCGGCTATTCGCCCACCGGCAAGGTCAATCATCCCGCCACCGTCGAAGCGACCGGCCTGGAGGTCGATAAATATGATCCCGCCGCCGTCCGCCGCTACATGGAAACCTACCTGTCCATGTATCGCGATGCGGTCGGCCCGGACTGGATCGGCGCAAAGGGCATCCGCGCGCTCCTTACCGACAGCATAGAGGTCGGCGCATCCAACTGGACGCCCCGCATGGTCGAGGAGTTCACCGCACGGCGCGGCTATGACCCGCTGCCCTACCTTCCCGTACTCACCGGCACGATCGTCGGTTCGCCCGCCCGCAGCGAGGCGTTCCTCTATGATTTCCGCCGCACCCTCGCCGATCTGTTGGCCGACTCCCATTATGGCACCATCGCCAAGGTCGCGCACGAAAACGGCATGAAGGTCTATGGCGAAGCGCTGGAGGATGGCCGCCCGGTATTGGGCGATGACCTCACCATGCGCCGCTACGCCGATGTGCCGATGGCGGCGCTCTGGACCTGGAACCGGGACAGCACTCCGCGCCCGACCCTGCTCGGCGACATGAAGGGCGCGGCGTCGGTCGCCCATATCTATGGCCAGAACATCGTCTCGGCGGAATCGATGACGTCCGTCTTTTCTCCCTGGGCGTTCGCGCCTTCCGACTTGAAGCGCATCATCGACCTGGAATTTGCGTCCGGCGTCAACCGGCCGATCGTTCACACTTCGGTCCATCAGCCGGTCGATGACAAGCTGCCCGGCCTGTCGCTGATGATCTTCGGCCAATATTTCAACCGGCATGAAAGCTGGGCGGACATGGCCAAGCCCTGGGTCGATTATATGGCGCGCACCGGCTATCTGCTCCAGCAGGGCCGCGACCATGCCGACCTCGCCTGGTTCCCTGGCGAAGATGCGCCCATCACCGCCCTCTTCCTCACCGGCGCGCCCGCTGGCCTGCCGAAGGGTTATGCCTATGACTTCATCAATGCGGACATCCTGTCCAACGTGCTGAAGGTAGAGGATGGACAGCTCGTCGCGCCTGGCGGAGCCCGTTACCGCGCGGTCTATCTCGGAGGGTCGAGCCGCGTCATGACGCTGCCGACCCTGCGCCGCATCGCCGCGCTGGCTGACGCAGGCGTTCCCATCATCGGCGAAGCGCCGCAGCGCGACCCCGCGTTTAAGGACGATCCGGCCGCCTTCACCGCGCTTGTCGACCGCCTCTGGAAAGGCACGACCACGGCCAAGCCGCGCATCATTCCCGGTGCGGACCCGGACGCCGCGCTCGCCCGTATCGGCATCGCGCCCGACTTCCGTGTCACCGGCGGCGCATCCGACAGCGACTATCGTTTCGTCCACCGCAAACTGCCCGACGGCGACCTTTATTTCGTCAACAACCGCCAGAACCGTGCCGAGAAGGTCGAGGCCCGCTTCCGCATCACCGGCCGCCAGCCCGAAATCTGGCGCGCCATCGACGGCACCGCCGCACCCGTCTCTTATCGGACCGAGGGCCAGGAAACCGTCATTCCGCTCGATGTGGGCGCAGAGGATGCTTTCTTCATCCTCTTCCGCAAGCCTGCCACCGCGTCATCGGCCACGCTCCCGGCACCCGCGCCGCGCCAGTTGGCAACGCTGGACCAACCCTGGCAGCTCAGCTTCCAGCCCGGCCGTGGCGCGCCTGCCTCCCTCGGCATGGCCCAACTCTCCCCCCTCAACGAGGCAGAGGATAAGGGCGTCCGTTATTTCTCCGGCGTCACGACCTATAGCAGCCGCTTCACCCTGCCCAAGGGCGCAAAGCGCGGCCAGCCCCTTTGGCTGGACTTGGGCAAGGTCGGCGACCTTGCCGAAGTCCGGGTCAATGGCCAGCTTGCAGGAACGACCTGGTTCGCGCCCTACCGCCTCGACATCGGCCGCTACGTCAAATCCGGCACCAACCGGCTGGAAGTCAAGGTCGCCAATCTCTGGGTCAACCGGCTCATCGGCGATCAGCAGCCCGGCGCGCAGAAGATCACCTACACCGCTGTCCCCACCTACAAAGCCGGCGCGCCGCTGCGCCCAAGCGGCCTGATCGGTCCGGTGACGTTCTGGGCTGAGTAA
- a CDS encoding methyltransferase has protein sequence MVHLSGKAGTSDKEAALLDLITFLKEGDYHFVTPTPATHARVLARASQSRAHDLRDIFGWSLPFDPQQIDPLLLRILRDAEMVKQQGDGLKSRLRVSSLGDDLILHSAYPTDGQDAVFFGPDSYRFARLIRQQLSNHPQKAGARLVDIGTGAGAGAIVAAHLCPSADIVMTDINPFALHLARINARAAGVDAHFVETGDLAEIGGQFDLLLANPPYIADAAGRAYRDGGGMHGGKLSLDMARQAIPRLAAGGRCILYTGSAIVDGRDKLREQLSDLAQQQQCLLHYEEIDPDVFGEELESDAYADVERIAVVAAVIERRASLP, from the coding sequence ATGGTCCACCTATCGGGCAAAGCAGGGACCAGCGACAAGGAAGCCGCGCTCCTCGATCTCATCACCTTCCTGAAAGAAGGTGACTATCACTTCGTCACGCCCACGCCTGCTACCCATGCCCGCGTCCTCGCGCGCGCCTCCCAGTCCCGAGCCCATGACCTCCGCGACATTTTCGGCTGGTCGCTTCCCTTCGATCCGCAGCAGATCGACCCGCTGCTGCTCCGCATCCTGCGGGACGCCGAAATGGTGAAGCAGCAGGGCGATGGTCTTAAGAGCCGCCTCCGCGTCTCTTCCCTTGGCGATGATCTCATCCTCCATTCCGCCTATCCCACTGACGGCCAGGACGCGGTATTCTTCGGTCCCGACAGCTACCGTTTCGCCCGGCTGATACGCCAGCAGCTTTCCAATCATCCTCAAAAGGCAGGCGCGCGGCTGGTGGACATTGGCACTGGCGCCGGAGCAGGCGCGATTGTCGCCGCGCATCTGTGCCCATCGGCCGACATAGTCATGACCGACATCAACCCCTTCGCCCTGCATCTGGCGCGGATCAATGCGCGGGCGGCGGGCGTGGACGCGCATTTTGTCGAGACCGGCGACCTGGCGGAGATTGGGGGCCAATTCGACCTGCTGCTCGCAAACCCGCCCTATATCGCGGACGCCGCAGGCCGCGCCTATCGCGACGGCGGCGGCATGCATGGCGGCAAGCTGTCGTTGGACATGGCGCGGCAGGCCATCCCTCGATTGGCGGCGGGTGGCCGGTGCATCCTCTATACCGGCAGCGCGATTGTCGATGGCAGGGACAAGTTGCGCGAGCAGCTCTCCGATCTTGCACAGCAGCAGCAATGCCTGCTCCATTACGAAGAGATCGACCCCGATGTCTTCGGGGAGGAACTGGAGAGCGATGCCTATGCCGACGTCGAGCGCATTGCGGTGGTCGCCGCAGTGATCGAGCGACGGGCGAGCCTGCCTTGA